The window TCAACAGAGTTCCAATGGGTCTTAAGAACATTATCGGTCACAAAATTAATACTCATTGGAATCCAGCCGTTCTCCCCGGCCACTTTTAGCGTGCCCGAGCTCTCTGTTATGCCCGCAACAGCAATTGGGGGATGGGGTTTTTGGTAGGGCTTTGTATGAACCCTAAGACCTACATCGTCCTGGGGCTCGGGAACAGTATAGCTCCACCTGCTGTTAGCATATTTACCAGGCTTTGGGTTATTCCACAGATCTAATATGAAACCTAAGGAATCATTTGTAAGATCCCTTTGCTCACCTGTGCTTGGGTCTATATTGAACACCTCAAAGTCACCTATAAAGCTTCCAGCTCCAATTCCCCATTGGAATCTGCCTTTGGCTAAATTATCCAGAACCGCAATTCTGTGTGCTAGCATGAAAGGATCATGCTCAGGAAGACACGAAACACCAGTGCCTAATATTATCCTATTTGTACGCGCAATAGCGTTTGCAATGAAAAGATCAGGCGCGGGAATGTTCTCCCATCCAGCAGTGAAATGCTCTCCAATCCATGCTTCTCTAAAACCCAGTTCGTCAAGTAAGACTATCTGTTCTAGGTCCTCTTGAAGAGTTTCTGACAGGTCTCTGCCCGCAGGATGAAGGGGCATTGTAAAGTAGCCTAATTCCAAATAAAAGCTCCATATATGCTAAGTTTTATTAGAACATTGATATTAACACAACTTAAAATTTTCTCCAAAGCTAAAGCACAAACTTTAGCTTTGATAATAATTCACTTTAGGCTATAATTTTCCCATCTTAAAGGAGGCATAAATTGAGCGTAAAACCGGCCAGAGCGCTTGAAGCACTAAGGGAATTCTTAAAGTTAGAGTCAGCTAGCGGAATCATACTTGTGGGCGCTGCTGTACTTGCTTTAATAATCAACAACTCTCCTTTATCAAGCCTGTATGATCTTTTTTTAAATACCCCAGTTGAAATTCGTATTGGCGCTCTCTACATCGGAAAGCCGCTTCTTCTTTGGATAAATGATGGTCTTATGGCCATATTCTTTTTATTAATAGGGCTCGAAGTAAAAAGAGAGATAATGGACGGCCAGCTCTCTAGTCTTTCTCAAGTAGCGCTTCCTGGTTTTGCTGCTGTTGGCGGTATGGTAGTGCCTGCACTTATATACGTAATGTTTAACCTTGGTAACACGGAAACTCTAAGCGGCTGGGCAATCCCGGCTGCAACCGACATTGCGTTTGCACTTGGAATTCTTGCGCTTTTAGGTTCCAGAGTACCTCTTTCTCTAAAGCTATTTTTGCTGACACTTGCAATAATCGATGATCTTGGTGCTATTGTAATCATCGCCATATTCTACTCTGGCGATCTCTCTACTACATCACTGATATTGTCTGCAATTGCAATTGCTGTACTTGTTGCAATGAACCTTCTTGGAGTTAAGAGAATTGCTGCCTATGTAGTAGTGGGTGTTATTCTATGGATATTTGTTCTAAAATCAGGAGTTCATGCAACCCTTGCAGGAGTAGTATTAGCTTTTGCAATACCACTTAGAACCAAAGAAGATGAGCCTTGTCCGCTTAGGGAAATGGAGCATTCGCTTCATCCCTGGATAGCTTTTGGTATTATGCCTATCTTCGCTTTTGCAAACGCGGGAGTCTCACTTTCAGGAATGTCATTTGCAACGCTTTTCGAGCCAATTCCAATAGGTATAGCGCTTGGTCTTATCGTTGGAAAGCAGATAGGTGTGTTCGGATTCTCATTTGCGGCAGTAAAAATGGGGCTTGCAAAGCTGCCCTCTGAGCTTAACTGGCGGATGATTTACGGAACATCAATACTTTGCGGAATAGGTTTTACGATGAGCTTATTTATAAGCACACTTGCTTATGATAGCAGCCTCTCAGAGTATGCAATAGAGGCTCGCATAGGAATACTTGTCGGCTCATTTATCTCAGCTATTGCGGGCTTTTTGATCTTAAAAGCATCTCTTAAAGATGAAAGTAAGCCTTTGGAATAATTAATCTTACAAGTACAATTCAGAGCTGTGATACTAAACAGAACTAAATCGATCTTTCTCTTCCTATCTCTACTTTACATTACATTCTATATTCCGATGACCCTAACCTTTTACCTGCCCAACTGGATGGAGCTTAATTGCGATTGGCATAACCGCTGCAGAATTGTGGGAGAGGACAGGGCGGAAAAAGGAATACAGGAGCTTGCAGCTTTTTTCAGACACCAGGGTGGGCTTGAGAGTTTTTTTACAGATAAGGAAAAGACCCATCTTAAAGAAGTAAGGGGAATGTTTGATAAGATGTTCTTTTTGGGTCTAATAGGCTTAGCGATAGTAGCTATTTTATATGACAGAAAAAAAGTGCGGCGCTTTGCACTCATAAATGCAGTAATAATCCTCTCTTTATTAATAGTTCTTCCTTTTTTTGGGACTTTTTGGAGGGATGTATTTCACCCTCTTCTATTTGACAATGACCTTTGGCAAAACAACAAATATGATCTCTCATATTACATAATGCCGAGGGTGTTTTTTAAATATACAGTTGCACTATTAATTGCAATTTGCTTCATCATTAATCTGGCAATCTGGCTTGGTTTAAGAAAGAGGCGAGACAATAGTTAATTTATATCCTCTTCATGTGAATGAGAGTGAGAATCTGAGTGTGAATGAGAATGAGAGTGTGAATTAGAATGTGAATGTGGGTGAACATGTGAACCTAATCCGATAAAATCGCCGAACTCGCAGTTATCCTGTCCTATACATCCCCTAAAACTAGGTTGGTTGCTGTGATCAGCAGCCATGCCGTACCTATGTCCCAGCTCATGACGCCACACCGCGAACTCCCCGCATCCTAAGAATCCTCCTTCAGAAATTACAATTATATCGTTTCCAAAGAAATATACCCCCGAGCATTCGCTCAGACCTACGGCCTCACATTCAAATCTGTTCGGAACAACATATACTCTCAATGTCGAAAGGGGTGGGATATTTGTTCCATTTTCTAGTTCAACTGTCTGAAACCCCAGCTCTGAGCCTTCAATGAACTGGCAGTTAAAAAAGTTAGTAGCTCTGTTATCTAGTAAATTGAGCACACTGTTTGTTCCACTATCTACGCCGCTATCAATCGAAACTTGCATACCATATAGCGGAGTAGTCAGATTATAATCCTGAGATTCTGCAATTTCTTGATTAATAAGAGGATCTAATGGACTTACAGGATTGTCATCTTCTAATGAGTCACATGAAATCATTGTTGCCGTTAATATGAAAATGGAAAAAACGATCAAATACTTCATTGCCTGCTCCCCCTTATGAACTCTATTGTATAATGATAACTGATACTTTTAGAGATGCTATTTGAAATTCCGCATTTAGCGGCCAAAATATAAATCAGAAAACATAATTCGGAGGCTAAGAGATGAAATTAGTATTAAAACTATCTATCATAGCAGTATTTTCTGTTTCTATATTATTAGCTTCATGCAGCGCTGAGAAATCTAGCGCAGAATTTCC of the Thermodesulfobacteriota bacterium genome contains:
- the nhaA gene encoding Na+/H+ antiporter NhaA — protein: MSVKPARALEALREFLKLESASGIILVGAAVLALIINNSPLSSLYDLFLNTPVEIRIGALYIGKPLLLWINDGLMAIFFLLIGLEVKREIMDGQLSSLSQVALPGFAAVGGMVVPALIYVMFNLGNTETLSGWAIPAATDIAFALGILALLGSRVPLSLKLFLLTLAIIDDLGAIVIIAIFYSGDLSTTSLILSAIAIAVLVAMNLLGVKRIAAYVVVGVILWIFVLKSGVHATLAGVVLAFAIPLRTKEDEPCPLREMEHSLHPWIAFGIMPIFAFANAGVSLSGMSFATLFEPIPIGIALGLIVGKQIGVFGFSFAAVKMGLAKLPSELNWRMIYGTSILCGIGFTMSLFISTLAYDSSLSEYAIEARIGILVGSFISAIAGFLILKASLKDESKPLE
- a CDS encoding LLM class flavin-dependent oxidoreductase translates to MELGYFTMPLHPAGRDLSETLQEDLEQIVLLDELGFREAWIGEHFTAGWENIPAPDLFIANAIARTNRIILGTGVSCLPEHDPFMLAHRIAVLDNLAKGRFQWGIGAGSFIGDFEVFNIDPSTGEQRDLTNDSLGFILDLWNNPKPGKYANSRWSYTVPEPQDDVGLRVHTKPYQKPHPPIAVAGITESSGTLKVAGENGWIPMSINFVTDNVLKTHWNSV
- a CDS encoding DUF1461 domain-containing protein encodes the protein MILNRTKSIFLFLSLLYITFYIPMTLTFYLPNWMELNCDWHNRCRIVGEDRAEKGIQELAAFFRHQGGLESFFTDKEKTHLKEVRGMFDKMFFLGLIGLAIVAILYDRKKVRRFALINAVIILSLLIVLPFFGTFWRDVFHPLLFDNDLWQNNKYDLSYYIMPRVFFKYTVALLIAICFIINLAIWLGLRKRRDNS